A single window of Desulfomicrobium macestii DNA harbors:
- the nifJ gene encoding pyruvate:ferredoxin (flavodoxin) oxidoreductase — MAKNMKTMDGNTAVTHIAYAMSDTAAIYPITPSSTMGEIADEWAAQGRLNIFDQKVMVRQMQSEAGAAGAVHGSLAGGALTSTFTCSQGLLLMIPNMYKISGELLPGVFHVSARAVAAHALSIFGDHQDVMACRQTGFAMLASSSVQECMDLALVAHLSSIESSIPFLHFFDGFRSSHEIQKIEVIDYEDIKKVVNHEAIAEFRERAMSPANPSIRGTAQNPDIYYQGREASNVYYDQLSSIVVEQMKKVTSITGRSYKPFDYVGHPQAERVIVAMGSSCETIEEVVRHLLAKGEKVGLVKVRLYRPFLPEYFLQVLPATASVITVLDRTKEPGAKGDPLYKDICTAYMERGEMPEIVAGRYGLGSKEFTPAMVKAVYDNMMVAQPKHHFNVGIEDDVTHTSLDVPAFADTTPAGTVQCKFWGLGSDGTVGANKEAIKIIGDNTDMYAQGYFAYDSKKSGGITVSHLRFGKEPIQSTYLVNAADYIACHKASYVHTYDVLDGIKDGGTFVLNSNWTAEDMEKELPASMRRTIAKKNLKFYNIDAVKIAAEAGLGNRINMVMQTAFFKLANVMPFEEAVALLKKAIKKAYGKKGDKIVNMNIAAVDQASANLIEIKVPAAWADAACDCASEQDVPDFVKNVMRPILAQKGDSLPVSAFEPDGLFPVATSQFEKRGVAINVPEWIAANCIQCNQCSFVCPHAAIIPVLLTEEEMADAPETFETLDAMGKEFKGMKFRMQVNTLDCMGCGNCADICPAKNTALVMKPLETQTGREVPNYDFSVTVPFKDNLTRRDTVKGSQFQKPLMEFSGACAGCGETPYVKVMTQLFGERMIIANATGCSSIWGASAPTTPYTVNADGHGPAWGNSLFEDAAEFGYGIQMAYAQRQAKLADLVAKALEGELPEDLAEAFKGWLENRANAEKCKEYGDNIRDILAFMNRDELLDAIYEREELFAKNSFWIFGGDGWAYDIGYGGLDHVLASGEDINVLVMDTEVYSNTGGQSSKATPLGSIAKFAAAGKRTGKKDLGRMVMSYGYVYVATVSMGYDKQQLLKALREAEAYPGPSLIIAYAPCINQGLRKGMGKTQLESKLAVQSGYWPLYRYNPLLADEGKNPFILDSKAPDGSIQEFLASENRYALLEKIAPEDSKRLRTQIEQDYLQRFEMYEYLAKQVPTTVKAASAPVAAPAAGEGCTLTATAEHAGANKPGEPCDDGRAGK; from the coding sequence ATGGCAAAAAATATGAAAACCATGGATGGAAATACCGCAGTCACTCATATCGCCTATGCGATGAGCGATACGGCGGCAATTTATCCGATCACCCCTTCCTCCACCATGGGCGAGATCGCTGATGAGTGGGCCGCGCAAGGGCGCCTCAATATATTTGATCAGAAGGTCATGGTTCGCCAGATGCAGTCCGAAGCTGGCGCTGCCGGTGCTGTGCACGGTTCCCTGGCCGGTGGCGCGCTGACCTCCACCTTTACCTGTTCCCAGGGCCTTTTGCTCATGATCCCGAACATGTACAAGATTTCCGGTGAATTGCTTCCCGGCGTCTTCCATGTCAGCGCACGCGCCGTTGCCGCGCATGCCCTGTCCATCTTCGGCGATCATCAGGACGTCATGGCCTGTCGCCAGACCGGCTTCGCCATGCTGGCTTCCAGTTCCGTGCAGGAATGCATGGATCTGGCCCTAGTCGCGCATCTGTCCTCCATTGAATCGAGCATCCCCTTCCTGCACTTCTTCGACGGCTTCCGCTCTTCCCACGAAATTCAGAAGATCGAAGTCATCGACTACGAAGACATCAAGAAGGTCGTCAATCACGAGGCCATCGCCGAATTCCGTGAACGCGCCATGAGCCCGGCCAATCCGTCCATTCGCGGCACCGCCCAGAATCCCGACATTTATTATCAGGGCCGCGAAGCTTCCAATGTCTACTACGATCAACTCTCTTCCATCGTGGTGGAGCAGATGAAGAAGGTCACGTCCATCACCGGTCGTTCCTACAAGCCTTTCGACTACGTCGGTCATCCTCAGGCCGAGCGCGTCATCGTGGCCATGGGTTCTTCCTGTGAAACCATCGAGGAAGTGGTGCGCCACCTCCTGGCCAAGGGCGAGAAGGTCGGCTTGGTCAAGGTCCGCCTGTATCGTCCGTTCCTGCCTGAGTACTTCCTGCAGGTTCTGCCTGCCACGGCTTCCGTCATCACCGTGCTCGACCGCACCAAGGAGCCCGGCGCCAAGGGCGATCCGCTGTATAAGGATATCTGCACTGCCTACATGGAACGCGGGGAGATGCCCGAGATCGTCGCCGGCCGTTATGGCCTGGGCTCCAAGGAGTTCACCCCGGCCATGGTCAAGGCCGTGTATGACAACATGATGGTCGCTCAGCCCAAGCATCACTTCAACGTCGGCATCGAAGACGATGTGACCCACACCTCCCTCGACGTGCCGGCCTTCGCCGACACCACCCCGGCCGGCACCGTGCAGTGCAAGTTCTGGGGCCTGGGCTCCGACGGAACTGTCGGCGCCAACAAGGAAGCCATCAAGATCATCGGCGACAACACCGACATGTACGCACAGGGTTACTTTGCCTACGACTCCAAGAAGTCCGGCGGCATCACCGTTTCCCACCTGCGCTTCGGCAAGGAGCCCATCCAGTCCACTTATCTGGTCAACGCGGCCGATTACATCGCCTGCCACAAGGCCAGCTACGTGCACACCTACGACGTGCTCGACGGCATCAAGGACGGCGGCACCTTCGTCCTGAACTCCAATTGGACCGCCGAGGACATGGAGAAGGAACTGCCCGCTTCCATGCGCCGCACCATCGCTAAGAAGAACCTCAAGTTCTACAATATCGACGCGGTCAAGATCGCAGCCGAAGCTGGCCTTGGCAACCGCATCAACATGGTCATGCAGACCGCTTTCTTCAAGCTCGCCAACGTCATGCCCTTCGAAGAAGCCGTCGCGCTCCTGAAGAAGGCCATCAAGAAGGCCTATGGCAAGAAGGGCGACAAGATCGTCAATATGAACATCGCGGCCGTTGATCAGGCTTCCGCCAACCTGATCGAGATCAAGGTCCCGGCCGCCTGGGCCGACGCGGCTTGCGACTGCGCCTCCGAGCAGGATGTTCCTGATTTCGTCAAGAACGTCATGCGTCCCATCCTGGCCCAGAAGGGCGACAGCCTGCCTGTCTCCGCCTTCGAGCCCGACGGACTGTTCCCCGTGGCCACTTCCCAGTTCGAAAAGCGCGGCGTGGCCATCAACGTGCCCGAATGGATCGCGGCCAACTGCATCCAGTGCAACCAGTGCTCCTTTGTCTGCCCGCACGCGGCCATCATCCCCGTGCTGCTGACCGAAGAAGAGATGGCCGACGCTCCCGAGACCTTTGAGACCCTCGACGCCATGGGCAAGGAATTCAAGGGCATGAAGTTCCGCATGCAGGTCAACACTCTGGACTGCATGGGTTGCGGTAACTGCGCCGACATCTGTCCGGCCAAGAACACCGCCTTGGTCATGAAGCCCCTGGAGACCCAGACCGGACGCGAAGTGCCCAACTACGACTTCTCGGTCACCGTTCCTTTCAAGGACAACCTGACCCGCCGCGACACCGTCAAGGGCAGTCAGTTCCAGAAGCCGCTGATGGAATTCTCCGGCGCCTGCGCCGGTTGCGGCGAGACTCCGTATGTAAAAGTCATGACCCAGCTCTTCGGCGAGCGCATGATCATCGCCAACGCCACGGGCTGCTCCTCCATCTGGGGCGCTTCGGCTCCGACCACTCCGTACACGGTCAACGCCGACGGTCATGGTCCTGCCTGGGGCAACTCCCTGTTCGAGGATGCGGCCGAATTCGGCTACGGCATCCAGATGGCTTATGCCCAGCGTCAGGCCAAGCTGGCCGACCTGGTCGCCAAGGCCCTGGAAGGCGAACTGCCTGAAGATCTGGCCGAGGCCTTCAAGGGTTGGCTCGAAAATCGCGCCAACGCCGAAAAATGCAAGGAATACGGCGACAACATTCGTGACATCCTGGCCTTCATGAACCGCGACGAACTGCTCGACGCCATCTATGAGCGCGAAGAGCTGTTCGCCAAGAACTCCTTCTGGATCTTCGGCGGTGACGGATGGGCCTACGATATCGGCTATGGCGGGCTGGACCATGTTCTGGCCTCTGGCGAAGACATCAACGTTCTGGTGATGGACACGGAAGTGTACTCCAACACTGGCGGACAGTCCTCCAAGGCGACTCCGCTTGGTTCCATCGCCAAATTCGCTGCCGCAGGAAAGCGGACAGGGAAGAAGGATCTTGGACGCATGGTCATGAGCTACGGCTATGTCTATGTAGCCACGGTTTCCATGGGCTACGACAAGCAGCAGCTTCTGAAGGCCCTGCGCGAGGCGGAAGCCTATCCCGGACCGTCCCTGATCATCGCCTACGCTCCGTGCATCAACCAGGGACTTCGCAAGGGCATGGGCAAGACCCAGCTCGAATCGAAGCTGGCAGTACAGTCCGGCTACTGGCCGCTGTACCGCTACAATCCTCTGCTCGCGGATGAAGGCAAGAATCCGTTCATCCTGGACTCCAAGGCTCCGGACGGAAGCATCCAGGAATTCCTGGCCAGCGAAAACAGATACGCCCTGCTCGAAAAGATCGCGCCCGAAGACTCCAAGAGACTGCGGACCCAGATCGAGCAGGATTATCTGCAGCGTTTTGAAATGTACGAGTATCTTGCCAAGCAGGTGCCCACGACGGTTAAGGCGGCTTCCGCTCCCGTCGCCGCTCCTGCAGCGGGCGAGGGTTGTACATTGACGGCGACGGCGGAGCATGCGGGGGCCAACAAGCCTGGCGAGCCCTGCGATGACGGCCGCGCCGGCAAATAG
- a CDS encoding sigma-54-dependent transcriptional regulator translates to MARILIIDDDPQVCETLESLIFRLGHECHAAHTLKDGLARLSGMEFDLVFLDVRLPDGNGLEALGQIRNHETPPDVIVLTGQGDPDGAELAIQGGVWDYLVKPSPIKQIKETLNRALAYREEKKAMGQSVALDLKDVVGESSVMRQCYERIAQASGSDSTVLVTGETGTGKELLARTIHRNSLRSARAFVVVDCDSLTESLLESILFGHTKGSFTGAARDRIGLVKLADQGTLFLDEIGELPLSAQKTFLRVLQERRFRPVGSNQELESDFRLISATNRDLAAMVKAGEFRQDLFYRINTIQLHLPALRDREEDVIILARHHIDKLCRQRNIPIKEMDPELVEMLKRYDWPGNVRELFNTIEQAFVLSGAEKTVYAQHLPQAVRIRVAKTKLGKGRADGEAGPEEALEEVEEALPTLKDFKTSKEREYLLRLVGSHGKDIQKMLAVSGLSRSHLYAMLKKHDIEA, encoded by the coding sequence ATGGCCAGGATACTCATTATCGACGATGACCCGCAGGTTTGCGAAACGCTTGAGAGCCTCATTTTTCGCCTTGGCCACGAGTGTCACGCCGCCCATACGCTCAAAGACGGGCTGGCGCGGCTGAGCGGCATGGAGTTCGATCTGGTCTTCCTTGACGTGCGCCTTCCCGACGGCAACGGGCTTGAGGCCCTGGGACAGATTCGCAACCACGAGACTCCGCCTGACGTGATCGTCTTGACCGGTCAGGGTGATCCCGACGGGGCCGAATTGGCCATCCAGGGCGGGGTCTGGGACTATCTGGTCAAGCCTTCGCCCATCAAGCAGATCAAGGAGACCCTGAACCGCGCCCTTGCCTACCGCGAGGAGAAGAAAGCCATGGGCCAGTCCGTGGCCCTGGATCTCAAAGACGTGGTGGGGGAGAGCAGCGTCATGCGCCAGTGCTACGAGCGCATCGCCCAGGCCAGCGGATCGGACTCCACCGTGCTGGTCACCGGCGAGACGGGAACCGGCAAGGAGCTTCTGGCCCGCACCATCCACCGCAACAGCCTGCGCTCGGCGCGCGCTTTTGTGGTCGTGGACTGCGATTCCCTGACCGAATCCCTGCTTGAGAGCATTCTCTTCGGTCATACCAAGGGCTCCTTCACCGGCGCCGCGCGGGACAGGATAGGGCTGGTCAAGCTTGCCGATCAGGGCACGCTTTTTCTGGATGAAATCGGGGAGTTGCCGCTTTCGGCGCAGAAGACCTTCCTGCGCGTCCTGCAGGAGCGCCGCTTCAGGCCGGTGGGGTCGAATCAGGAATTGGAGAGTGATTTCAGGCTCATCTCGGCCACCAACCGGGACCTTGCGGCCATGGTCAAGGCTGGTGAGTTCAGGCAGGACCTTTTCTATCGCATCAACACCATCCAGCTGCATCTGCCCGCCCTGCGTGATCGCGAGGAAGACGTGATCATCCTGGCCCGTCACCATATCGACAAATTGTGCCGGCAACGCAACATTCCGATCAAAGAGATGGATCCGGAACTGGTCGAGATGCTCAAACGTTACGATTGGCCCGGCAACGTGCGCGAGCTTTTCAATACCATTGAACAGGCTTTTGTGCTTTCGGGAGCCGAAAAAACGGTCTATGCCCAGCACCTGCCTCAGGCGGTGCGTATTCGGGTCGCCAAGACCAAATTGGGCAAGGGAAGAGCGGATGGGGAAGCGGGGCCGGAGGAAGCGTTGGAGGAAGTGGAGGAGGCCCTGCCCACATTGAAGGACTTCAAAACGTCCAAAGAAAGGGAATATCTGCTCAGGCTCGTGGGCAGCCACGGCAAGGATATTCAGAAGATGCTGGCAGTCTCGGGGCTTTCACGGTCGCACCTTTATGCCATGCTCAAAAAGCACGATATCGAAGCCTAG
- a CDS encoding hybrid sensor histidine kinase/response regulator, translating to MFLFIPHAFGQDEKKINVLYINSYHNGYEWSDSIFDGVRETFRNSGKNIYLQIEYMDSKRYSGEKINEILFNYYKFKFKTTHFDLIVTSDNNAYEFISEHGEDLFPEVPIVFCGINDVEAGNVPMRSRMTGVLEEFEVPWNIELALKFHPGKKRLVVIGDQSMTGVAIANQVRAQIPGLPTEIEVEFLDEFSLDELISKVRFASPDSIFFFIPFYKDVGEAVYSAQDLLEIVWQETGVPLYSAWEFLLGHGMVGGKMISGYSHGQAVAEMGLRILDGESPADIEISVSPDDPPKFDYRVLMRLGIDRRLLPEGSILINEPSPFYSINRHQFWTIIISLVILSLVLILLVINIWERKQIEVRIKNQLSFLRTLMDTLPIPIYFTDRGGAIAGINRAFEHWFGVSWEHDKGFESQELALVETRFAPLLDMRMDSYEAQVRHGDGSLRSAVLHKATYADAQGENAGIVGVIYDISDRKKAEDDLRAAEEKYRTIFENSALGIFQTTPDGSWMVANPALARMLGYASPEDLIADNPNISSLYFQQSDRERVVDLYQQNRGSVEFEVLFRTRAGDIITANLNARAVRGCNDDFCHFEGFVEDITDRKAAELALAASEAMLQLVLDTIPQLVHWKDRELRIIGANRNFLAHVGQTELSAIFGRKYADVVSYAHEVEQITRLDEEVVETDEPRFRLRLETRNLAGENMWLLVNKVPLHGPHGEVVGILSTAEDITQTMNLEKQLLQSQKMEAIGTLAGGIAHDFNNILTSIMNSTELAMEDIPEDSLNWKDLERSLKAAVRGSGLIKQILTFSRPTQEGFLPTDLREVVSEAVALIRVSMPRNIMVLSEIDDDLPLCLADPTQVHQIVMNLATNAFQALGEGGGNISIRLSRMTLDRDDAQLGNLAPGIYSRLCIEDDGPGIDENIQDKIYDPFFTTKGKGEGTGLGLAVVHGIVRNHGGEIRLSSTPGFTRFDILLPTMNELCLLPGVCAGALVMGSERLAFIEDDEDQLMLIPRVLEQLGYEVHPFQNPAEAIFAICDEGLPFDLVITDYDMPGMNGFDVAGILQERRPDLPVIMVSGRKQAEEFLGQAGNIKFFLGKPYNKDMVGRAIRDVLDKDA from the coding sequence ATGTTTTTGTTCATTCCTCATGCTTTTGGGCAGGATGAAAAAAAAATCAATGTGCTCTATATAAATTCATATCATAATGGATATGAATGGTCTGACAGCATATTTGATGGCGTGCGCGAAACATTCAGAAATAGTGGAAAGAATATTTATCTTCAGATAGAATATATGGACTCCAAAAGATATTCAGGAGAGAAGATAAATGAAATACTTTTTAATTATTATAAATTCAAATTCAAGACGACACATTTTGATCTCATAGTCACGTCTGACAACAATGCCTATGAGTTTATTTCAGAGCACGGCGAGGACCTGTTTCCCGAAGTGCCCATAGTTTTTTGCGGGATCAATGATGTGGAGGCCGGAAATGTGCCCATGCGCTCACGCATGACCGGAGTGCTGGAAGAATTCGAGGTCCCGTGGAACATCGAGCTGGCTCTCAAATTTCATCCGGGCAAGAAACGCCTGGTGGTCATCGGCGATCAGAGCATGACCGGGGTGGCCATCGCCAACCAGGTCCGGGCGCAGATCCCCGGCCTGCCCACTGAAATCGAAGTTGAGTTTCTGGACGAGTTTTCTCTCGACGAACTGATATCAAAGGTGCGCTTCGCCTCGCCGGACAGCATCTTCTTCTTCATCCCCTTTTACAAGGATGTGGGCGAGGCCGTGTATTCGGCCCAGGATCTGCTTGAGATAGTCTGGCAGGAGACGGGCGTTCCGCTGTACAGCGCATGGGAATTCCTGCTCGGGCACGGCATGGTGGGCGGGAAGATGATCAGCGGCTACAGTCACGGCCAGGCCGTGGCCGAGATGGGGCTGCGCATTCTGGATGGGGAATCTCCGGCCGACATCGAGATATCCGTCAGTCCCGACGATCCGCCCAAGTTCGACTATCGCGTGCTCATGCGCCTCGGAATCGACCGCAGGCTCCTGCCCGAGGGCAGCATCCTCATCAACGAGCCTTCGCCGTTCTATTCCATCAACAGGCACCAGTTCTGGACCATCATCATCAGCCTTGTCATCCTGTCGCTGGTGCTGATCCTGCTGGTGATCAACATCTGGGAGCGCAAGCAGATCGAGGTGCGGATCAAGAACCAGCTCTCGTTCTTGCGCACCCTCATGGATACCCTGCCCATCCCCATCTATTTCACCGACCGCGGCGGAGCCATCGCCGGCATCAATCGGGCGTTCGAGCACTGGTTCGGGGTGAGTTGGGAGCATGACAAGGGTTTCGAGTCCCAGGAGCTGGCGCTGGTCGAGACGCGTTTCGCGCCCCTGCTCGACATGCGCATGGATTCCTACGAGGCCCAGGTCCGGCACGGTGACGGCTCCTTGCGCTCGGCGGTGCTGCACAAGGCCACCTACGCCGACGCCCAGGGCGAGAACGCGGGGATAGTGGGCGTCATCTACGACATTTCGGATCGCAAGAAGGCCGAGGACGACCTGCGAGCGGCCGAGGAAAAATACCGCACCATCTTCGAAAACTCGGCCCTGGGCATTTTTCAGACCACGCCCGACGGCTCCTGGATGGTCGCGAACCCCGCCCTGGCCAGGATGCTCGGGTACGCGAGTCCGGAAGATCTGATCGCGGACAATCCGAACATATCCTCCCTGTATTTTCAGCAGAGCGACCGGGAGAGGGTTGTCGACCTGTATCAGCAGAACAGGGGCAGCGTGGAGTTCGAGGTTCTTTTCCGCACCCGCGCGGGTGATATCATCACCGCCAATCTGAACGCCCGTGCCGTGCGCGGATGCAACGACGATTTCTGCCATTTCGAGGGATTCGTCGAGGACATCACGGACCGCAAGGCAGCGGAGCTGGCCCTGGCCGCTTCCGAGGCCATGTTGCAGCTGGTCCTTGATACCATCCCCCAGCTTGTGCACTGGAAGGATCGCGAACTCAGGATCATCGGCGCGAATCGAAATTTTCTGGCCCATGTTGGCCAGACCGAGCTCTCGGCCATTTTTGGCAGGAAATACGCCGATGTTGTGAGCTATGCCCATGAGGTGGAGCAGATCACCCGGCTCGACGAGGAAGTGGTCGAGACCGACGAGCCGCGTTTCCGGCTGCGTCTTGAGACCCGTAACCTGGCCGGCGAGAACATGTGGCTGCTGGTCAACAAGGTGCCTCTGCACGGGCCGCACGGGGAGGTCGTGGGCATCCTCAGTACGGCCGAGGACATCACCCAGACCATGAATCTGGAAAAGCAGCTGCTGCAATCCCAGAAGATGGAGGCAATTGGCACGCTGGCTGGTGGAATCGCCCATGATTTCAATAATATATTGACATCCATCATGAATTCCACCGAGCTTGCCATGGAGGACATCCCCGAAGACAGCCTGAACTGGAAGGATCTTGAGCGCTCCCTCAAGGCCGCCGTTCGCGGCAGCGGTCTGATCAAGCAGATCCTGACCTTCAGCCGTCCGACCCAGGAAGGATTTCTGCCCACGGACCTGCGCGAGGTTGTCAGCGAGGCCGTGGCGCTGATTCGCGTCTCCATGCCGCGCAACATCATGGTCCTGTCCGAAATTGACGACGACCTGCCCCTTTGCCTTGCCGATCCGACCCAGGTTCATCAGATAGTCATGAATCTTGCCACCAACGCGTTTCAGGCGTTGGGCGAGGGCGGCGGCAATATTTCCATCCGCCTGAGCCGGATGACGCTGGACCGCGACGACGCGCAGCTCGGCAATCTAGCCCCGGGCATTTACAGCAGGCTGTGCATCGAAGACGATGGCCCGGGCATCGACGAGAACATCCAGGACAAGATCTACGACCCCTTTTTCACCACCAAGGGCAAGGGCGAGGGCACGGGCCTCGGACTGGCCGTGGTGCACGGCATAGTGCGCAATCACGGCGGGGAAATCAGGCTCTCAAGCACCCCCGGATTCACCCGCTTCGACATCCTCCTGCCGACCATGAACGAGCTGTGCCTCCTGCCCGGCGTGTGCGCGGGAGCCTTGGTCATGGGCAGCGAGCGCCTGGCCTTCATCGAGGACGACGAGGATCAGCTGATGCTCATCCCCCGTGTTCTTGAGCAGCTCGGCTATGAAGTGCATCCCTTCCAGAATCCCGCCGAAGCCATTTTCGCCATCTGCGACGAGGGGTTGCCTTTTGATCTGGTCATTACCGACTACGACATGCCCGGCATGAACGGCTTCGATGTTGCAGGGATTCTGCAGGAGCGGCGCCCCGACCTGCCGGTGATCATGGTGTCGGGGAGAAAGCAGGCCGAGGAATTCCTGGGTCAGGCCGGCAACATCAAGTTTTTTCTCGGTAAACCGTACAACAAGGACATGGTCGGACGAGCCATCCGCGATGTCCTCGACAAGGATGCATGA
- a CDS encoding NAD(P)-dependent oxidoreductase: protein MSKIGWVGIGVMGRSMCGHLLAAGHEVKVHTRTKASAESTIAAGAQWCETPGEVAVDSEFVFTIVGYPADVRAVYLGDGGLVERAAPGCVLVDMTTSEPALAKEIHEAARARGLSALDAPVSGGDLGARGGSLAIMVGGEQEAFDRTLPLFEKMGKNIRLMGDSGAGQHTKMSNQILIAGTMIGVVESLLYAVKSGLDVDDVIDVIGSGAAGSWSINNLGRRIAKDDYDPGFFIKHFVKDMGIALAEARKMRIALPGLALVEQLYVAAMAQGLENMGTQALYIALKNLNAVK from the coding sequence ATGAGTAAAATAGGCTGGGTCGGAATCGGAGTCATGGGGCGCTCCATGTGCGGGCACCTGCTTGCGGCAGGACATGAAGTCAAGGTCCATACGCGCACCAAGGCTTCGGCGGAAAGCACCATCGCCGCTGGTGCGCAGTGGTGTGAAACCCCGGGCGAAGTCGCCGTGGATTCGGAGTTCGTGTTTACCATTGTAGGTTATCCGGCCGATGTGCGGGCCGTTTATCTTGGCGACGGCGGTCTGGTGGAGCGGGCCGCGCCGGGATGCGTGCTTGTGGACATGACCACTTCCGAGCCCGCGCTGGCCAAGGAGATTCACGAGGCGGCCCGGGCCCGTGGCCTGTCCGCGCTGGATGCTCCGGTCTCCGGAGGCGATCTCGGTGCGCGCGGCGGCAGCCTGGCCATCATGGTCGGTGGCGAGCAGGAAGCCTTTGACCGGACCCTGCCCCTTTTTGAGAAGATGGGAAAGAACATCCGGCTCATGGGTGATTCAGGTGCAGGTCAGCACACCAAGATGAGCAACCAGATTCTCATCGCCGGGACCATGATCGGAGTCGTGGAATCCCTCCTGTATGCCGTGAAGTCCGGCCTGGACGTGGACGACGTCATCGACGTCATCGGCAGCGGGGCGGCCGGTTCCTGGTCCATCAACAATCTGGGGCGCCGGATCGCCAAGGATGACTACGATCCGGGCTTTTTCATCAAGCATTTCGTGAAGGACATGGGCATCGCCCTGGCCGAAGCCAGGAAAATGCGCATCGCCTTGCCCGGCCTCGCCCTGGTCGAGCAGTTGTATGTCGCGGCCATGGCGCAGGGATTGGAAAACATGGGCACCCAGGCTCTGTATATCGCTTTGAAGAACTTGAACGCAGTAAAATAG
- a CDS encoding YgiT-type zinc finger protein, translating to MICQKCGSDSVAEETISYQMECRNHLFCFEDVPAPKCSECGHFIITQEAMGIMLTKIEQLSQKATISYHRCRWPKSQLLDEQAQQDVEIQVAAELVETINKSSRK from the coding sequence ATGATCTGCCAGAAATGCGGAAGCGACAGTGTCGCCGAGGAAACCATCTCATATCAGATGGAATGCCGTAACCACTTGTTTTGCTTTGAGGATGTACCAGCACCCAAATGTTCGGAATGCGGACATTTCATCATAACCCAGGAAGCGATGGGCATCATGCTGACCAAGATCGAACAGCTGTCGCAAAAAGCCACCATATCCTATCACAGGTGCAGATGGCCCAAGTCCCAGCTTCTCGACGAACAGGCCCAGCAGGATGTCGAAATTCAGGTCGCCGCGGAACTCGTGGAAACAATCAACAAAAGTTCGCGCAAATAG
- a CDS encoding response regulator, which translates to MTKKRILLVEDDSLLRMGLKSMIDMHGEYMIDDDVATGKEALRSFQMKKQDVILLDLRLPDIPGTEVLQRIRQIEPNVKIIVLTASDDNDFIFDALEHGANAYVLKGSNPDELFLAVQYALDDDLFISPHLAKAIVRDYLLVNRQRKALPPMQNLTAREKEIVRLIIDGWKSKEIAESLFISIKTVDKHRSNILGKLGINSCNELRHGSLFLPEDEIDTGRHLNRTGSSNKL; encoded by the coding sequence ATGACAAAAAAAAGGATTCTGCTGGTCGAGGATGACAGCCTGCTGCGGATGGGTCTCAAATCCATGATCGACATGCACGGCGAATACATGATCGACGATGATGTCGCCACCGGGAAAGAGGCGCTGCGGTCATTTCAAATGAAAAAGCAGGACGTTATTCTGCTTGATTTGCGGCTCCCGGACATTCCGGGTACGGAGGTTCTGCAAAGAATCAGGCAGATCGAGCCGAACGTGAAGATCATCGTGCTCACGGCCAGCGATGACAACGACTTCATCTTCGACGCCCTGGAGCATGGGGCCAACGCCTATGTCCTGAAGGGATCGAATCCGGACGAACTGTTCCTGGCCGTGCAATATGCCTTGGATGACGACTTGTTTATCAGCCCTCACCTGGCCAAGGCCATCGTCAGGGACTATCTCCTTGTGAACAGGCAGCGCAAGGCGCTGCCTCCCATGCAAAACCTCACCGCCCGTGAAAAGGAAATCGTGAGACTCATCATAGACGGCTGGAAAAGCAAGGAGATCGCCGAATCACTCTTCATCAGCATCAAGACGGTGGACAAACACCGCTCCAACATCCTCGGCAAGCTCGGCATCAACAGTTGCAACGAGTTGCGACACGGCAGCCTGTTCCTGCCGGAAGACGAAATTGATACGGGCAGACATTTGAATCGGACCGGATCCTCCAACAAACTTTAA